Proteins from a genomic interval of Kitasatospora kifunensis:
- a CDS encoding DUF1015 family protein, producing MSAPSAESGTTPPPGGPGDPGHVATAGLSLSPFRGLRYVPERVGTLAAVTSPPYDVVDPHRRLSLETADPHNVVRLILPRPEPEDTGERPDRDTRYRHAARLLRRWLSEGVLAPDPKPALYVYEQRTAADSPTGELLQRGLIGALAVSGREGGVVLPHEDVMPRPVADRVGLMRTTRANLEPLLLTYRGKGGAAAVIERTIEREPLLTTTTSDGTRHRLWAVTDPAQLAEVTRDLATCRALIADGHHRWEMYLRLQREHRHLPFSPWDRGMVLLVDTARYPLRVRAIHRVLFRLPLERALAALSTSEDGWRLEKLAGDLNDALAALAEAKQAGGNAFVLTAGDSVYHLLTGPDEALLNATVAKEKPEEWRHLDATVLHATLLEHVWQVPDGPDDIGYLHAAVAAEREAARTGGTAVLLHPVDEGVVRRLAEQGVTMPRKSTSFGPKPASGLVLRSLELG from the coding sequence ATGAGTGCACCCAGTGCAGAAAGCGGCACGACGCCCCCGCCCGGTGGCCCCGGCGACCCCGGGCACGTGGCGACGGCAGGGCTGTCCCTGTCGCCCTTCCGTGGGTTGCGGTACGTGCCGGAACGGGTCGGCACCCTCGCCGCCGTCACCTCCCCGCCCTACGACGTCGTGGACCCGCATCGCCGGCTCAGCCTGGAGACCGCCGACCCCCACAACGTGGTCCGACTGATCCTCCCGCGCCCCGAACCCGAGGACACCGGCGAGCGCCCCGACCGCGACACCCGCTACCGGCACGCCGCCCGCCTGCTGCGGCGCTGGCTGAGCGAGGGCGTGCTGGCGCCCGATCCGAAGCCGGCCCTCTATGTCTACGAGCAGCGCACCGCCGCCGACAGCCCCACCGGCGAGCTGCTGCAGCGCGGCCTGATCGGCGCCCTGGCCGTCAGCGGCCGCGAGGGCGGGGTGGTGCTGCCGCACGAGGACGTGATGCCCCGCCCGGTCGCCGACCGGGTCGGCCTGATGCGCACCACCCGGGCCAACCTGGAGCCGCTGCTGCTCACCTACCGGGGCAAGGGCGGCGCCGCGGCCGTGATCGAGCGCACCATCGAACGCGAGCCGCTGCTCACCACGACCACCTCCGACGGCACCCGCCACCGCCTGTGGGCCGTCACCGACCCCGCCCAGCTCGCCGAGGTCACCCGCGACCTGGCCACCTGCCGCGCCCTGATCGCCGACGGGCACCACCGCTGGGAGATGTACCTGCGGCTGCAGCGCGAGCACCGGCACCTGCCGTTCAGCCCCTGGGACCGCGGCATGGTGCTGCTGGTGGACACCGCCCGCTACCCGCTGCGGGTGCGCGCGATCCACCGGGTGCTCTTCCGACTGCCGCTGGAGCGCGCGCTCGCGGCGCTGAGCACGAGCGAGGACGGCTGGCGGCTGGAGAAGCTGGCCGGGGACCTGAACGACGCGCTGGCCGCCCTCGCCGAGGCCAAGCAGGCAGGCGGCAACGCCTTCGTGCTCACCGCCGGCGACTCGGTCTACCACCTGCTCACCGGCCCCGACGAGGCGCTGCTCAACGCCACGGTGGCCAAGGAGAAGCCCGAGGAGTGGCGGCACCTGGACGCCACCGTGCTGCACGCCACCCTGCTGGAGCACGTCTGGCAGGTTCCCGACGGTCCCGACGACATCGGCTACCTGCACGCCGCCGTGGCCGCCGAGCGGGAGGCCGCCAGAACCGGCGGCACCGCCGTGCTGCTGCACCCGGTGGACGAGGGTGTGGTGCGCCGGCTCGCCGAGCAGGGGGTCACGATGCCGCGCAAGTCCACCTCCTTCGGGCCCAAGCCCGCGAGCGGGCTGGTGCTGCGGAGCCTGGAACTGGGCTGA
- a CDS encoding tetratricopeptide repeat protein, whose amino-acid sequence MSGGQGQAAGGANEPPVAGSGEGAPLGDVYDWFRRGEQLLAAGHPAAAEQLLARAAAAEPSSKSIREALARAQFDVGSYGAALASFRAVALADPSDDYAQFGWGIAAARLGDFETSVEHLALAVAMRPQAAHYRAALRQSRATLAARAGAFGPLLPGAPGYLPPQPGGPDAAAGSLGAGSSSQSADSDDGEDQA is encoded by the coding sequence ATGAGTGGTGGACAGGGGCAGGCCGCGGGCGGGGCGAACGAGCCGCCGGTGGCCGGGAGCGGCGAGGGCGCGCCGCTGGGCGACGTGTACGACTGGTTCCGGCGCGGCGAGCAGCTGCTGGCCGCCGGCCACCCGGCGGCGGCCGAGCAACTGCTGGCACGGGCGGCGGCCGCCGAGCCCTCCTCCAAGAGCATCCGGGAGGCGCTGGCCAGGGCCCAGTTCGACGTGGGGTCCTACGGGGCGGCGCTGGCGAGCTTCCGGGCGGTGGCGCTGGCCGATCCCTCGGACGACTACGCTCAGTTCGGCTGGGGGATCGCGGCTGCCAGGCTCGGCGACTTCGAGACCTCGGTCGAGCACCTCGCGCTGGCGGTGGCGATGCGGCCGCAGGCCGCGCACTACCGGGCGGCGCTGCGGCAGAGCAGGGCCACCCTGGCCGCCCGGGCCGGGGCCTTCGGGCCGCTGCTGCCCGGCGCCCCGGGTTACCTGCCGCCGCAGCCGGGTGGTCCCGATGCCGCGGCCGGTTCCCTGGGGGCCGGTAGCTCCAGCCAATCCGCAGATTCCGATGATGGGGAAGACCAGGCATGA
- a CDS encoding tetratricopeptide repeat protein, with protein MRQELKSLPKTLADDVARNLVMVARLLDGEPEEAYKYARVALRLASRVPSVREAAGFAAYMTQRYSEALTEFRAARRMTGRSDLWPVMADCERGLGRPERALAMAGEPEVKQLDKAGQVEMRLVAAGARADLGQFDAAVVTLQSPELASSAMHPWTARLRYAYAEALIAADRADEARDWFAKAAEADPEGTTNASERLAEIDGLEFVDALDPDFEGEGIEDEADAESEAEAEYDEGERDEVEAERAEPRSRRTDREEGTDEVIFEDDEDVEEYYDEDDLEMEEADEAEVARAMRDREQDR; from the coding sequence GTGCGCCAGGAGCTGAAGAGCCTGCCCAAGACGCTGGCCGACGACGTGGCGCGCAACCTGGTGATGGTCGCCCGCCTGCTCGACGGTGAGCCCGAGGAGGCCTACAAGTACGCCCGAGTGGCGCTGCGCCTGGCCTCCCGAGTGCCGTCGGTGCGCGAGGCAGCCGGCTTCGCCGCCTACATGACGCAGCGCTACTCCGAGGCGCTGACCGAGTTCCGCGCCGCGCGCCGGATGACCGGTCGCTCGGACCTCTGGCCGGTGATGGCCGACTGCGAGCGCGGTCTGGGCCGCCCGGAGCGGGCGCTGGCGATGGCCGGCGAGCCCGAGGTGAAGCAGCTGGACAAGGCCGGTCAGGTCGAGATGCGCCTGGTCGCGGCCGGTGCCCGCGCCGACCTGGGCCAGTTCGACGCCGCCGTGGTCACCCTGCAGAGCCCCGAGCTGGCTTCCAGCGCGATGCACCCGTGGACGGCGCGCCTGCGTTACGCCTACGCCGAGGCGCTGATCGCCGCCGACCGTGCGGACGAGGCGCGCGACTGGTTCGCCAAGGCCGCCGAGGCCGACCCGGAGGGCACCACCAACGCCTCCGAGCGGCTGGCCGAGATCGACGGTCTGGAGTTCGTCGACGCGCTCGACCCGGACTTCGAGGGCGAGGGCATCGAGGACGAGGCCGACGCTGAGAGCGAGGCCGAGGCGGAGTACGACGAGGGCGAGCGCGACGAGGTCGAGGCCGAGCGTGCCGAGCCGCGCAGTCGCCGCACCGACCGCGAAGAGGGCACGGACGAGGTCATCTTCGAGGACGACGAGGACGTCGAGGAGTACTACGACGAGGACGACCTCGAGATGGAGGAGGCCGACGAGGCCGAGGTGGCCCGGGCCATGCGTGACCGCGAGCAGGACCGCTGA
- a CDS encoding sterol-binding protein: MADTDECRAALEQLSRNMAQADGNVRQAAALDRSLSCWLTDLDLTFSGLLHEGRIQELVHAPGAPTAKAAIRLAMTSDDLVALVGGRLNFASAWAGGRVRLEAGFRDLLRLRALL, from the coding sequence ATGGCCGACACCGACGAGTGCCGCGCGGCACTGGAGCAGCTCAGCCGGAACATGGCGCAGGCCGACGGCAACGTCCGGCAGGCCGCCGCGCTGGACCGCTCGCTCAGCTGCTGGCTCACCGACCTCGACCTGACCTTCAGCGGCCTGCTGCACGAGGGCCGGATCCAGGAACTCGTCCACGCGCCCGGCGCACCGACCGCCAAGGCGGCGATCCGGCTGGCCATGACCAGCGACGACCTGGTGGCCCTGGTCGGCGGCCGGCTGAACTTCGCCAGCGCCTGGGCCGGCGGCCGGGTCAGGCTGGAGGCCGGCTTCCGCGACCTGCTGCGGCTGCGCGCCCTGCTCTGA
- a CDS encoding TlyA family RNA methyltransferase, producing the protein MARRRLDAELVRRNLARSREHASELIAAGRVSVGGATATKPATQVETSAAVVVAKDENDPDYVSRGGHKLAGAFAAFVPQGLVVEGRRALDAGASTGGFTDVLLRAGAAGVLAVDVGYGQLAWSLQSDERVTVMDRTNVRELTLELIGGEPVDLVVGDLSFISLGLVLPALARCAAPDADLVLMVKPQFEIGKERLGSGGVVRSPQLRAEMVRQVAAQAWELGLGVRAVTASPLPGPSGNVEYFLWLRRDAAQLDPADADRAVAEGPS; encoded by the coding sequence GTGGCACGACGCCGACTCGACGCAGAGCTGGTCCGCCGCAATCTGGCCCGCTCGCGTGAGCACGCCAGTGAGTTGATCGCCGCCGGCCGGGTGAGCGTGGGCGGTGCCACGGCCACCAAGCCCGCCACCCAGGTGGAGACCTCGGCGGCCGTCGTGGTGGCCAAGGACGAGAACGACCCCGACTACGTCTCGCGCGGCGGCCACAAGCTGGCGGGGGCGTTCGCGGCCTTCGTCCCGCAGGGCCTGGTGGTCGAGGGCCGCCGGGCGCTGGACGCGGGGGCCTCCACCGGCGGCTTCACCGATGTGCTGCTGCGCGCGGGGGCGGCCGGGGTGCTCGCGGTGGACGTCGGCTACGGCCAGCTCGCCTGGTCGCTGCAGAGCGACGAGCGGGTGACCGTGATGGACCGCACCAATGTGCGCGAGCTGACCCTGGAGCTGATCGGCGGTGAGCCGGTGGACCTGGTGGTCGGCGACCTGTCGTTCATCTCGCTGGGCCTGGTGCTGCCCGCGCTGGCCCGCTGCGCGGCGCCGGACGCCGACCTGGTCCTGATGGTCAAGCCGCAGTTCGAGATCGGCAAGGAACGGCTGGGTAGCGGCGGGGTGGTCCGCAGCCCGCAGCTGCGAGCCGAGATGGTCCGTCAGGTGGCGGCTCAGGCTTGGGAGTTGGGGCTGGGCGTGAGAGCGGTGACGGCCAGCCCGCTGCCGGGCCCGTCCGGTAACGTCGAGTACTTCCTGTGGCTGCGCCGTGACGCCGCGCAGCTCGACCCGGCCGATGCGGACCGGGCCGTGGCCGAGGGGCCCAGCTAG
- a CDS encoding HAD-IIA family hydrolase — protein MTNPQAPGHSDQPLVAAYDTALLDLDGVVYAGPAAIEHAVDSLDAARAAGMRLAYVTNNASRPPRVVAEHLTELGVPAAATDVINSAQAAARLVAEKVPAGSKVLVIGGAGLVEALAERGLVAVESLADGPAAVVQGFDPSVGWERLAEAAYAVASGLPWVASNTDMSIPTARGVAPGNGTLVAAVRAATGAEPEVAGKPLPPMHRETVLRTGAKRPLVVGDRLDTDIEGAYNGGVDSLLVFTGVSTPAEVLAARVEHRPTYLAADLRGLLEAHPAVTATADGGFDCRGRSARVVDGELRVSGAGGAQADRYDGLRALCAAAWAELDRSGEPVDGRKALAELGF, from the coding sequence ATGACGAACCCGCAGGCTCCCGGCCACAGCGACCAGCCGCTGGTGGCGGCGTACGACACCGCGCTGCTCGACCTGGACGGCGTGGTCTACGCAGGCCCGGCCGCGATCGAGCACGCGGTGGACTCCTTGGACGCCGCCAGGGCGGCCGGCATGCGGCTGGCCTACGTCACCAACAACGCTTCCCGCCCGCCGCGGGTGGTGGCCGAGCACCTCACCGAACTGGGTGTGCCGGCCGCCGCGACGGATGTGATCAACTCTGCCCAGGCGGCCGCCCGGCTGGTCGCCGAGAAGGTGCCGGCGGGCTCGAAGGTGCTGGTCATCGGCGGTGCGGGGCTGGTCGAGGCGCTGGCCGAGCGCGGGCTGGTGGCGGTCGAGTCGCTGGCCGACGGCCCGGCGGCCGTGGTGCAGGGCTTCGACCCCTCGGTGGGTTGGGAGCGGCTGGCCGAGGCCGCCTACGCGGTGGCCAGCGGGCTGCCCTGGGTGGCGTCCAACACCGATATGTCGATTCCGACCGCGCGCGGGGTGGCGCCGGGCAACGGGACGCTGGTGGCCGCCGTGCGGGCCGCGACCGGAGCCGAGCCCGAGGTGGCGGGCAAGCCGCTGCCGCCGATGCACCGCGAGACTGTGCTGCGCACGGGTGCCAAGCGGCCGCTGGTGGTCGGCGACCGCCTGGACACCGACATCGAGGGTGCCTACAACGGCGGGGTGGACAGCCTGCTGGTCTTCACCGGCGTCAGCACACCCGCCGAGGTGCTCGCCGCGCGGGTCGAGCACCGGCCCACCTACCTGGCCGCCGACCTGCGCGGACTGCTGGAGGCGCACCCGGCGGTGACGGCGACGGCGGACGGCGGCTTCGACTGCCGCGGCCGGTCGGCCCGAGTGGTCGACGGCGAGCTGCGGGTGAGCGGCGCGGGTGGTGCTCAGGCCGACCGGTACGACGGTTTGCGGGCGCTGTGCGCGGCGGCCTGGGCGGAGCTGGACCGCAGCGGTGAGCCGGTGGACGGGCGCAAGGCGCTGGCGGAGCTCGGCTTCTGA
- a CDS encoding NAD kinase, which translates to MSEGRTVFLIAHTGREAALRSVEQLVEGLLKAGIRIRLLAAEAVDLDLPDGVETVQAGHGAADGCELILVAGGDGTLLRGAELARDTGLPMLGINLGRVGFLAEAERDDLAVVVDRVVDGAYEVEERMTLDVLVRTNGDVVHEDWALNEASVEKVSRERMLEVVTEVDGRPVSNFGCDGVVLSTPTGSTAYAFSGGGPVVWPEVEALLMVPISAHALFARPLVTSPDSVLAVEVAPKTPHGVLWCDGRRSFELPAGARVEVRRGQVPVRLARLHRAPFTDRLVAKFALPVTGWRGRSRC; encoded by the coding sequence TTGAGCGAGGGACGTACGGTCTTCCTGATCGCGCACACCGGTCGGGAGGCCGCGTTGCGCAGCGTCGAGCAGCTGGTGGAGGGGCTGCTGAAGGCGGGAATCAGGATCAGACTGCTTGCCGCCGAGGCGGTCGACCTTGATCTGCCCGACGGGGTGGAGACCGTTCAGGCCGGCCACGGTGCGGCCGACGGCTGTGAGTTGATCCTGGTGGCGGGCGGCGACGGCACCCTGCTGCGCGGCGCCGAGCTGGCCCGGGACACCGGCCTGCCGATGCTCGGCATCAACCTGGGCAGGGTCGGTTTCCTGGCCGAGGCGGAGCGGGACGATCTGGCGGTGGTGGTCGACCGGGTGGTGGACGGCGCCTACGAGGTCGAGGAGCGGATGACCCTCGACGTGCTGGTGCGCACCAACGGCGATGTGGTGCACGAGGACTGGGCGCTGAACGAGGCCTCGGTGGAGAAGGTCTCCCGGGAGCGGATGCTGGAGGTGGTCACCGAGGTGGACGGCCGCCCGGTCTCCAACTTCGGCTGTGACGGGGTGGTGCTCTCCACGCCCACCGGGTCCACCGCCTACGCCTTCTCCGGCGGCGGCCCGGTGGTCTGGCCGGAGGTGGAGGCGCTGCTGATGGTGCCGATCAGCGCGCACGCGCTGTTCGCCCGGCCGCTGGTCACCTCGCCGGACTCGGTGCTGGCCGTGGAGGTTGCGCCCAAGACGCCGCACGGGGTGCTCTGGTGCGATGGGCGGCGCTCCTTCGAACTGCCGGCCGGCGCCCGGGTGGAGGTCCGCCGCGGGCAGGTGCCGGTGCGCCTGGCCCGGCTGCACCGGGCGCCCTTCACCGACCGTCTGGTGGCCAAGTTCGCGCTCCCGGTGACGGGTTGGCGGGGCCGCTCGCGCTGCTGA
- a CDS encoding IS630 family transposase: protein MGDSRLEPLVLSEVERQVLQGWVKRRTTAQGLALRARIVLACAEGGSIIAVAARVGVNRGTVTKWRARFLRERLDGLSDEPRPGVPRTITDAQVEEVVVRTLEEVPEGGTHWSKRELARRVGISPSSVLRIWHAFGLQPWRTEVFKVSPDPLLIDKVRDVVGLYLAPPANAAVFAVDEKPQIQALERTAPVLPMLPGVPERRSFDYIRHGTVDLFAALDVATGKVIGKVSARHRAVDFRDFLDEIDRQTDPGLAVHVICDNLSAHKAPVVHRWLLAHPRFRLHFTPTYSSWINQVERWFAELQRRCLERGVHCSLDSLKASLESWIKVWNENAKPFKWTKTADQIIDRICRYCSRISEPAH, encoded by the coding sequence GTGGGTGACAGCAGGCTGGAGCCGCTCGTGCTCTCGGAGGTGGAGCGGCAGGTGTTGCAGGGGTGGGTGAAACGCCGGACGACCGCGCAGGGTCTGGCCTTGCGGGCGCGGATCGTCCTGGCGTGTGCGGAGGGCGGCAGCATCATCGCGGTGGCCGCCAGAGTGGGCGTGAACCGCGGAACCGTCACGAAGTGGCGGGCCCGGTTCCTACGCGAGCGGCTCGACGGGCTGTCCGACGAACCACGCCCCGGGGTGCCGCGCACCATCACCGATGCCCAGGTGGAGGAGGTGGTGGTGCGAACCCTGGAGGAGGTCCCGGAGGGCGGCACGCACTGGTCCAAGCGTGAACTGGCCCGCAGGGTCGGCATCTCGCCGTCGAGCGTGCTGAGGATCTGGCACGCGTTCGGGCTGCAGCCCTGGCGCACGGAGGTGTTCAAGGTCTCCCCGGACCCGCTGCTGATCGACAAGGTCCGGGACGTGGTGGGCCTCTACCTGGCTCCGCCGGCGAACGCGGCGGTGTTCGCGGTCGACGAGAAGCCGCAGATCCAGGCGCTGGAGCGGACGGCCCCGGTGCTGCCGATGCTGCCCGGGGTACCGGAGCGCCGCAGTTTCGACTACATCCGCCACGGCACCGTCGACCTGTTCGCGGCCCTGGACGTCGCGACCGGGAAGGTGATCGGGAAGGTGTCCGCCCGGCACCGGGCGGTGGACTTCCGGGACTTCCTCGACGAGATCGACCGCCAGACCGATCCCGGTCTGGCGGTCCACGTGATCTGCGACAACCTCTCCGCCCACAAGGCACCGGTGGTGCACCGCTGGCTGCTGGCACACCCCCGCTTCCGACTGCATTTCACCCCGACGTACTCGTCGTGGATCAACCAGGTCGAGCGGTGGTTCGCCGAGCTGCAGCGACGTTGCCTCGAACGCGGGGTGCACTGCTCGCTGGACAGCCTCAAGGCCAGCCTCGAAAGCTGGATCAAGGTCTGGAACGAGAACGCCAAGCCGTTCAAGTGGACCAAGACCGCAGACCAGATCATCGACCGGATCTGCCGCTACTGCTCACGCATCTCCGAACCAGCTCACTAG
- the yczR gene encoding MocR-like transcription factor YczR — translation MNDWQSTVTPPALARLLRATRAPQSVDERRPTYRVLAGQVRRLISEGRLPVGTRMPAERELAAALALSRTTIATAYETLRGEGYLHSRRGAGSWTALPADSPPPTDALFPLPPDSPSQVIDLGAASPAAPQPLLAEAAAHAVEQLPAYALGHGNYPTGVPMLREVVAQRFTERGLATTPDQILITTGAMSSLDLVRRTLLRRGDRVAIESPSYAHVLRALRQAETRLVPVPQHRPEGPEQLPCWDLDDWRQVLRGANPRLAYVIPDFHNPTGALIGEEQRRELLAAARAAGTTVLADETMAELAWGTDERPRPMAALDRAAQVVTVGSASKLIWGGLRVGWIRAAPALIRRLAADRIHTDGGTAVLEQLICAALLGERFSEVREHRLAQLRGDAAALLPALREWLPRWRFAEPIGGMTLWIDTAGLSGAALSRAGEQVGLRIAAGSRFGADGAFEAFIRLPLTVPAAAATETAARLAAAVSVAEQDWRGAPPVETLAV, via the coding sequence GTGAACGACTGGCAGAGCACCGTCACCCCGCCCGCGCTCGCCCGGCTGCTGCGCGCCACCCGCGCGCCCCAGTCCGTCGACGAGCGCCGCCCCACCTACCGGGTGCTGGCCGGCCAGGTCCGCCGACTGATCAGCGAGGGACGGCTGCCGGTCGGCACCCGGATGCCCGCCGAACGCGAGCTGGCCGCCGCCCTGGCACTGAGCCGCACCACGATCGCGACCGCGTACGAGACGCTGCGCGGCGAGGGCTACCTGCACAGCCGGCGCGGCGCGGGCAGCTGGACGGCGCTGCCCGCGGACAGCCCACCGCCCACCGACGCGCTCTTCCCGCTGCCGCCCGACTCCCCCAGCCAGGTCATCGACCTGGGCGCCGCCTCGCCGGCCGCCCCGCAGCCGCTGCTCGCCGAGGCCGCCGCCCACGCCGTGGAGCAGCTGCCCGCCTACGCGCTCGGCCACGGCAACTACCCCACCGGCGTCCCGATGCTGCGCGAGGTGGTGGCCCAGCGGTTCACCGAGCGCGGCCTGGCCACCACCCCCGACCAGATCCTGATCACCACCGGTGCGATGAGCAGCCTCGACCTGGTGCGCCGCACCCTGCTGCGGCGCGGGGACCGGGTGGCCATCGAGTCGCCCAGCTACGCCCACGTGCTGCGGGCGCTACGGCAGGCCGAGACCCGCCTGGTACCGGTCCCGCAGCATCGGCCCGAGGGGCCCGAGCAGCTGCCCTGCTGGGACCTGGACGACTGGCGCCAGGTGCTGCGCGGAGCGAACCCGCGGCTGGCCTACGTGATCCCCGACTTCCACAACCCCACCGGTGCGCTGATCGGCGAGGAGCAGCGCCGCGAGCTGCTGGCCGCCGCGCGGGCCGCCGGGACCACGGTGCTGGCCGACGAGACGATGGCGGAGCTGGCCTGGGGCACCGACGAGCGGCCCCGGCCGATGGCCGCGCTGGACCGGGCCGCCCAGGTGGTCACCGTGGGCTCGGCCAGCAAGCTGATCTGGGGCGGGCTGCGGGTCGGCTGGATCAGGGCCGCGCCCGCGCTGATCCGCCGACTGGCCGCCGACCGGATCCACACGGACGGCGGCACTGCGGTGCTGGAGCAGTTGATCTGCGCGGCCCTGCTCGGCGAACGCTTCAGCGAGGTCCGCGAACACCGGCTGGCCCAGCTGCGCGGGGACGCGGCAGCGCTGCTACCGGCACTGCGCGAGTGGCTGCCGCGCTGGCGGTTCGCCGAACCGATCGGCGGCATGACGCTCTGGATCGACACCGCCGGCCTGTCGGGCGCCGCACTCTCCCGGGCCGGCGAGCAGGTGGGACTGCGGATCGCGGCGGGCTCGCGGTTCGGGGCGGACGGCGCCTTCGAGGCCTTCATCCGCCTCCCGCTGACCGTGCCCGCCGCGGCCGCCACCGAGACCGCCGCACGGCTGGCGGCAGCGGTCTCGGTGGCCGAGCAGGACTGGCGCGGCGCACCGCCGGTGGAGACGCTGGCCGTCTAG